In Lates calcarifer isolate ASB-BC8 unplaced genomic scaffold, TLL_Latcal_v3 _unitig_44_quiver_2101, whole genome shotgun sequence, one DNA window encodes the following:
- the LOC108899973 gene encoding uncharacterized protein LOC108899973, with the protein MVLSASRAEFKAAVLDPGEGDGSLSAALTEPEQEAQPSPSPLLLMKPMMELRHRAEVYGQISHSPLRLLQENQSGTHPLFQMERRCRLILQSSACLPHLLTIIITFFLFFQAKELQTLHNLRKLFVLDLTTRVKKSAEMDCEEGLGNIAQKQKISFLENNLEQLTKVHKQGPSCNMARVSYLPHNQPSLGSTGWVLGPKTTEILEEKFYS; encoded by the exons ATGGTTCTGTCAGCGAGCCGTGCagagtttaaagcagcagtgttggatccaggtgaaggtgatggctccctctctgctgctctcactgaacctgagcaggaagcacagccttctccctctcctctcctactgATGAAGCCCATGATGGAGCTGCGACACAGGGCAGAGGTTTATGGTCAAATCTCACACTCACCACTGCgtctgctgcaggagaaccaGAGTGGCACTCACCCGTTGTtccagatggagaggaggtgtcGTTTAATCCTTCAATCCTCAGCCTGTCTTCCACACTTACTAACCATCATTATcactttcttcttgttctttcagGCCAAAGAGCTGCAGACTCTTCACAACCTCCGCAAACTCTTCGTTCTGGACCTCACCACACGGGTTAAGAAG AGTGCAGAGATGGACTGTGAGGAAGGGCTTGGCAACATCGCCCAGAAACAGAAGATCTCATTCCTGGAGAATAACTTGGAGCAGCTCACAAAAGTCCACAAGCAG ggtcCGAGTTGCAACATGGCCCGAGTTTCATACCTACCCCACAATCAACCTTCCCTGGGCAGTACCGGGTGGGTGCTGGGTCCA aaaacaacagaaattttGGAGGAAAAATTTTATTCTTAA